One Betta splendens chromosome 5, fBetSpl5.4, whole genome shotgun sequence genomic window, actgtacagactGATGTTTGTTGATAGGCTACGTACGTGAGCTgacttttatttctattttctaaATCCGCTTTAGGTTCTACCTTGTCTTTAAACCAGCTGTTTAGCGATCCTTGGAAGCACTGCAAAGATGCCCAGGGAAGACAGGGCCACGTGGAAGTCCAACTATTTTATGAAAATCATCGTAAGTATTAAGACATGACACCCATCCATTTTATACGGTGCTAAAATAAACCTAAAATAAGTTAATGTGTGGTCTGTATTGTAGCAACTTCTGGATGATTATCCAAAATGCTTCATTGTCGGGGCAGACAATGTGGGCTCCAAGCAGATGCAGACCATCCGTCTGTCTCTTCGTGGCAAGGCTGTGGTGCTGATGGGTAAAAACACCATGATGCGCAAGGCCATCCGTGGCCACCTGGAGAACAACCCTGCTCTGGAGAAGTGAGTTCTGTGCTTCTGCGTTTGCTATGACTTTTGCAGGATTTCTACAGTGCAGCTTGTGTGGTGCTGTGTTGTCGTTCCCCCTGCAAACAATAACCTGTTTCCTGCTATCCCTGCCTGTCTAAATCTCTGACAACCAGGGACGCAAGGCTTCAGACATTGTATATTAAGTTCACGTCTTGCAGAAACGCTCTTACAATTTCTTTTTGATCCTGTGATTTGACAGACTCCTGCCCCATATTAAGGGGAATGTGGGCTTTGTCTTCACCAAGGAGGATTTGGCTGAGGTCAGGGACCTGCTCTTGGCTAACAAGGTAAGAATTCTGGAGAATGGTGCCTGGCAGAGATCTAGCTAAATGGTCTAAGGTTGAATTATTTGGCAAGGTGATCGTGTGTAAAACCTAAAACTGGTTGGTTGTCCCTTTTGGTGACATCTTTGATTATCCTTCTCTGGAGAAGTGAGTTTTGAATTCCTGCATTTGCTAGAACTGTATTCTATGCAGGATTTCTACAGTGCAGCTTGTGTGGTGCTGTGTTGTCGTTCCCCCTGCAAACAGTAACTTGTTTCCTCGCTATCCCTGGCTGTCAACATCAATTGACTGCCAGGGACGTAAGGtctcaaacacaaaataaatcttCCACtctattttttaatttagtgCTTGTAGAGTAATGCGCTAAACTGTTGTATTCAATATTCCAGGTTCCTGCTGCCGCCCGTGCTGGAGCCATTGCCCCCTGTGATGTAAGTGTGCCTGCCCAGAACACTGGTCTGGGTCCTGAGAAGACCTCCTTCTTCCAGGCTCTGGGTATCACCACAAAGATTTCCAGGGGAACCATTGAAATCTTGGTGAGTAACATACTTGTCTTGGTTGCATTATGAAAAGCTTGTGTTCCAGCCTCTGACTCAAGAGCTTGCTTTTTGTTCCCCCCAGAGCGACGTCAGTCTGATCAAGACTGGTGACAAAGTTGGTGCCAGCGAGGCTACACTGCTGAACATGCTGAACATCTCCCCCTTCTCCTTCGGACTCATCATCCAGCAGGTGTATGACAATGGCAGTGTTTATAGTCCTGAGGTGCTTGACATCACAGAGGCTTCTCTGCATACAAAGTTCCTGGAGGTGAGATGCACTGTTTGTCAATCGTGCTTCCATAATTTAAATTCTGTACCTCCAAAACTTACAAAAGTTAATTTCTTTAGGGTGTCAGGAACATTGCTAGTGTCTGTCTGGAGATTGGCTACCCCACTCTGGCCTCCATCCCTCATTCCATCATCAATGGGTACAAGAGGGTCCTGGCTGTTGCTGTTGAAACTGACTACTCCTTCCCTCTGGCAGACAAGGTATGATGCCATGATCGATTAATGTATTGTCATGTATTGCAGGATAGGTTTCGGTGTAGCCCGTTTAGTGCTGCATTGATGATCACCCTGCAAAGAGAAACTGGTTTCATTCTATCCCTGTCTGTTCCTGGTAGCAGATAGAAAAGCCTGGTTCCAGACAACATTTCGGGCTTTTTAGCCTTGTACTGAGTAATTTCTTTTATTGTGTAGAATTAGTGATGCAGTTTGTCTAATAGTCTTTTATCTTGACAGGTCAAGGCGTTCCTGGCTGACCCATCTGCTTTTGCTGCTGtagcagcacctgcagctgctgcagctgaggcagctgcagctccagctgcaaagGAAGAGGTTAAGGAGGAGTCTGAGGAATCAGATGATGATATGGGCTTTGGTTTGTTTGACTAATAGTGAATTCAACCAGCCTTGAGTCAAATAAAACTGGCCTAATAAGACCCTACTGGATGTGTCTTGTGAATTTGTGTTGCGCAAACGGAtcattttgctgctgtttctgatGCAGAAGTGAAGTAACCTGTGGCTCAAATGTTTGGGTGTGttggctttcaaaataaatgcacttAAATTGGTATGTTGACATTGATAtactgaacaaataaaaaaatgaaaaacatataCTGAACAAATATCAAATGTAATAACGTATGAAGATTCACTACTAAAATTAGTTGCATCAAGTTGAAAACGTTGGAGAGTTTTCTGGCTGAAGTCACTGCAGAGTTTCTTTGACATTTCTTTGAGGTGCAACTAGGAAATCGTATGATCTTGGGAGGTTGGCAAACATACCATACCACATAACAAACAAATTTTGGGACTCTTTTAGGGTAACTGGATAATCAACAAACGTGTGcagttaatttctttttttacctcagTCGAAAGGCACTTATTTTGAACGGAGTGAACCGGAAGTAATAGGGCTTTAGCTGCGCAGCAGCCGGAGAAAAAGCGTCCATTATGGCTGAGGTAAGGTTTGGGTTTTTATTAGTGTTTTAAAAAGTGACCGGTCAAATCAAGAATACACATTTACTAAGTTAACTTACTttcattggtgtgtgtgtgttggtaaacGTTATCTTCGCGATACTTCTCAGCGACACTGACATGTCTGCAAATGGTAGCTAACGTGTTGTTGGTAAAGGCTAAATGGCTAATGTTACAATATATAATAGGTTAATGTAGGCTTTTCCTCTGACTTCATTAATTGACAGTGTCGCGTTTTTCTAGCAAGACCGAACGGTATTGGAACCAGTAATCGACGGTGCTTATTGCTTTGGAAGCTAAGATCAGACTAATGTTAGCTTACGTAAGTTGATTGGCTAGGTGGTATGCGCGTCCGAAATTCGCTGTCAGCTGTATTAGAGGAGGTTTTATGGTTGTACCCTTATATACACATCTCTGTATCTAAGAAAGATggtttgtttcacacattttgaTTCGTGGGCCAGACCCACAGTTTACAGGACCTCCAGCAGCCGACTGTGTCTTCCAAGGTGTTTGTCCAAAGAGACTACAGCTCAGGAACCATCTGCAAGTTCCAGACCAAGTTTCCCTCCGAGCTTGAGTCAAGGGTATGTTCACATTAACCTTAAATCTATTTCCCATTTCTATTTAAATATCGGAAcacatttttataaacatttttttactaaataaaagtttttgtttgttcagaTTGATAAGCAGCAGTTTGAGGAGACCGTCCAGACTCTGAACAACCTGTATGCTGAGGCAGAGAAGCTTGGGGGGAAGTCGTACCTGGAAGGCTGCCTGGCTTGTCTGACAGCGTATACCATTTTCCTCTGCATGGAAACACACTATGAAAAGGTAAAAATTCTTTGTCATATATATCATCAGCTAAGACTGTTTCTACACGATTTCCATGTAATGTAAAagccattttattcatttatttgtgtttttctctttacaGGTGTTAAAGAAGATTGGCAGGTTTATTAAAGACCAGAATGAGAAGATATATGCTCCTCGAGGTTTGCTGCTGACAGACCCAATAGAGAGAGGCCTCCGAGTTGTATCCTTTTCCTGGCTCCTGTTACAGAATTGTAATTACTACAAGCATTGtagtgtctgtgtttaaaaaaaatatctgGGTTAAATAGTACATTGTAGTATCTAAGTTCAGCATATGCATAAATGAGAAATTAATGATATTATAGTGTGCATTCAGTGCTTCATTTCTTTCTTAACTTGCAATTTCTCAGGTGGAAATAACCATCTTTGAAGACAGAAGTATTGGCTCTGGTAGATAAAAAATCTCTTGGTATGTTGTAATGAAGCCTTTGATCCACTTGCACATCACACAATTACTGAGAGTAATGTTATAGTACCAATACTAAGTCCATACATTTTTCTAGGTTACACTGAAACCACcctttaacatttgtttttttcctctttatttgtaatttttctATAGGCTGATGGCTCTGCTCACAAGCATATTGAGAGGTCTTCTTCACCGAAAGGGATGTATATAATTTTGATCTgaccctttttttttatttataagtaCTTTTTGGCTGCCAATCCTTTTTTGTtcttaaatgtgttttgatttCCTTTCATACATGAGGCTTGTACATGCCACATTGTAATTATTTGTACAGTTTTGTTATTCAGGCTCTGTGCTCCATCACTTGAATATGAAATTCAGTTTTGGATACTACGTTAATGTTGAATATGCTAAAGAGATTGTTCCTCTAACATGTAGTTTCTGAATTCTACTAAGTAGTTTTTGGCgagctttgtgttgtttatttgttcagcTCAAAGTTAAAGACACATTGTGGGTACATTAATGTAGTAGCTTTAATTTGAGTTCAGCGTGAAAGGAAGTAGCACAGAACCTGAAATATAAATGATCTGGACTATATAATTATGCCTGATTTGATGACTGGTCCGTTGGTGCCACAGTGATAAATGCTACATTTTGATCATAGTAATCATGAGTGATTTTGACTTTTATCTTTTTAACAAACCATAAGAAGTCACAAAACGTGTAGTGTGGTAGAAAACTGTTGAGGTTTATTTATGTTTAGTAATTATGAAATCTACATTGCTCCACAGTATTAACATTCTGGCTCTAGCCTTTGTTGAGGAAAATGTTTCTTATCTGTGCACCAGTTTGATTTTGTTAGTAAACATACTTTGTGGATGTTCTGAATTAATTGAATTTGGTCACTTCATATATGGGACAAGTTTACAATTAAATACATCGCCAAGTAATACTGCAACCCAATATATATAAGCTAAAAGTTCCTATCTGTAGTTATGACATCTGCATTTAATGGTCACATTTAACCATCTTGTTACGTGTCACTCTCACCACAGAAACCTTAACCTGAACTTCAGCAATGGCTTCTGTAGTTAGTGTTTGATACCAGTCTATCCTTTTCTCACAAATGTGCTTCTGTTTTATCTAAATAAATACTCTTTTCCTGAGCTTTGCAACTGATTTTATTGACATTACTTTCAGAGCAGCACCAGTTGTGACACATAAGAAATAGTATACTTTTGCTATTTTTAATCAGAATGAATACAGTTTACCCGGATTCAGTCTATACATTTTTACAACACTTTTAATTGCAAACGgaatgttttagttttattctgAAGAACCTAAACCGGATGTGGTATTTGCTCCACCATAGAAAACATTGTTTACCGGAAGCTAAGAAGTGTTAGCTAGCTGTCGGTCTACTCCTGCCTGATGCTTTTTAATTGCATGTAGTCACATCTCCGTTCACACGCCCGTTAACTGAAGGCCTTAAACGGTATCATTGTGTTACTCTGTAAGCGTTTCTTGCCAACGTTTGCTTCAGCTGGTCGTTAGCTAGTGGGCTGGACACTGAATtggtcccctctctctctggccGCCCTGGCGTTCACTTGTTACGATGGCACTTATCTCCCAAAGCAAGAGAATAAATTCGTGCATCTTGTTACGGACGAACTGGAAACGTACCAAGAGAAAGGCGAACGCAACAGGCAAGAAAGCAAACAGCTCAACACTTGTGTCAATGGGTCAAGGGGCGGGtttagtgtttgtactgtattgcCTTTCAGCACTTCTACATGAAGTGGTGTTTTTACTATGTGTCTAACTGTCCGTCGTTGCCTCCGTGTCCAGCGTGCTCCTCTTCCCGCCTCTTCCTAACAGACTGCGGTATTTGACGCACAAGGCCGTAGAGGACTGGCCCGAATTCACCACCTTCTCCGTAGGAGAGGACTGGCATCGTAGAGTGGCGGTCTGTCATTCCGAGCTGAGGTACAGGCAGCCACGATACGCATCTTTCAACTGCCTTTGCATTTTGTTCCACGGATTTGACAATGTGGACTGTTTTCCTGTAGGGTTGAGGTGGAGGAAGACCGTGAATTAGACAGCAACATCAGCGCGTGTGAAGATGCTTTGAGACACAAGGAAGAGATGGAGAACGGGTATAAGCCCAAACATTCGGTCCCATCTCGGAACCGAGGGTCCAAGAGACCGGACAAGCCCCTGTACATGCCCCGGGCTGCTCGGGAGAGACTTTCCCTGCAGAACGCTCAAGAATCCACTGCAGAGTCGTGTCCGTCTTGTAGTAGTTGTGTCAACAGTTTATCTGATTCCCATAATGACACTGCAGACGCCACAAACTCCTCATCCACATCCAGCCAGGGCTCACAACCCAGTGTAGAGGCCAGCATCATTAGTCTCACTGCAGAAATGTCTTTACATTGTCCTCGGGAGGAGGACCAGGACAGGGACCAGTCTGGTTCCTGTCAGTCAGATATGACTCGGAAGAACCCTGACACGGACAAGAAATATGATCCTACTGTGCCATGCGATGCTCAGACAGAAGACACCGCTTTAGATGCAACGGATTTAACTGAAGAGGTACAGACATACTTTATTTTGATTGTGTTGTATactatttttttgtttcttgggCATTTCCTATTACACCACACAaacttattttgtgtttttgtcagatcAAAGCACATCTGAAAGAGgctgttgtgttttccattGACCACGTTCACCATGATTATTCTTCATACGAGAATGTGTGCGTTGACCACGAGGGCTTTGGCCACGTCATTGAGATCTACAACTTCCCACCTTTGTTCAAAACGGAGGACCTCTTGGATGCTTTCACCGAGTACAGGTGTGAGCAGAAAGTTTTTACTGaaacctaaaataaaaacatctttgtTCTCTTTTTGGGCATACCACTTAATTACAGTTATACCCCAGATCTAGACAACACATGCATTACAAACATGCTATAAACATCTTTGCTGTCTGTTTCAGTGAAGGTGGAATGAAGATAAAGTGGGTGGACAACACACATGCCCTTGGGGTTTTCTCCAGTGAGTCAGCAGGTACGTGATGCCTTGTAAATGTTGGGGGTCGTTACTTTtctgtgacatactgtatgtaaatgcgGTGCATGATTATTGTGTGCAGCACTCCACGCCCTGTCCATCTGCCACCCACTCCTAAAGACACGTGCGTTATCTGAAGGGAGCAAAAAAGCGAAAGGCAAGGCCATTAGACGAGCAGGTAGGTGATTTCAATCTCTAAATAGCATGGATGCTCCCTGTTTACGGAGCTGTAGATATCAATCGTATGCTTATTTTTATGTTTGGTGTGGGAACATTCTAAACATCACATCAccattgttttgtgttgttctttagAGTTTATCCAGCCAGTGAAAGAACGTCCCAGGACGGACTCGGCTGTTGCCAGGCGGATGGTGACCAGAGCACTGGGGCTGAGGGGACGAGGACGAGCGCAGAGATATTAAGGAGGAGTGTTTATGATATTGGCATATACAGGTGAAGAGCACAACAGTTGTAAGCCTTCTATACATTGATGCATACTTAGAAATAATCTGCTCttataatttttatttcaaaaaatGTAATGCATTCCCACATTCACCCatgcaaacaaaatgaaaacactgaggCAGCAATTGAAGACCCTTTTAAAATGAAGGGTCATCAAATTTGCAACTTAAAAAACTAAtttacaaaataagaaaaaaaatattcattttCACATACACTTGTGGCTTGTACAGTACATCCATGATGTTGGTATAGTCCCTGATGCCAATACTAACGAAACATAGATACTGAGAAATAAGCTCAGGGGATGTGCAAGTCATGAGGATGAAATGTTCGGTTACACTCATGACATAAGAATTCAATAAATACAACTTTTTCAGGAGTGAACTGaaatacatagataacacaaaACTAACAAGGTTTCTTCTCTGCTTCACTTTAAGACTGAGAAACTTCACTTAATGTGAGAACTGATGGAGGGAGCATGTGTAACCACCTTTAGACATAAATAAATCTAATAAAAATGGCTCTGAAGGAAAATGCAAGAACAAATCAGACTTTGTTGAGGTTGTGGTTACATGTTGTCATAGGTTGTACCACAGCTGTTCTagaaacaggagatcttggtgTGTGTTGTCAGCATCAGTTTCCATCCAGTAATTAACATCAACAACTTGTATTTGTTTTCAGTCATTACTAGCTAAAGCCTCAACTTTCCCTTGTTCATGTAATGATGTTGTTCTTCACAAAAATGCTTTAAAccagaatttaaaaaaacaatagttGGTGTAGGTaagttaataaattaatttgctTCAATCTTCCCTCATCTCTTCTGATAAGCACCTGGTCAAAATCAGCATTTCGATGTCAACATAGGCAAGACACACTAaacaaaatacattttgtaCAGTTAAATGTGGTTGTTAACAATAACTCTTTGCAGTTTACCGTTTAATCGTTGTCCATTGTACCAGTGGAGCCCTGAGCTCATTAACAAATAACACTGATCTAAGGAGGTGAAAGAATACAGCCCCCTCTAGTGGTTGTCAAATGTTCATGTACGCGTCCcttgtccgtccgtccgtccatgtTGTCGGTGTCAGGTCTACCTGTGTGAGAGCTGGTTTGTCAGTAATCCAGGAAACATTTCTTCTATTTCTGAACTCCGTGAGCCACCTGTGGATatcagacagagggaggagggtcaATGCATGAGCATGGATTATGGCAACAAGTTCCTTCTCAAACAAATCTCAACCTATATCACCAACaacttttaaacattttattagtcATTTATAAAATTGTCCACTATTTTGGAAAGATGTTTATattgtgatgtcttaatatcTTAACTGTGTGTATTACAGAATATTGTGTCAGCCTCCCTTCACTAACAGGTGACTTCTAACGTCAGGCCCTGTTCTCCAGCACCGTTTGTCTGCGGACAtatcagctgtgatgtgatgaagaTGGAGACCAACTCTGCCCAGtgatggttattattattagtttctGACTGGCTCAAGTGTCACAGATAAAGAAACCTGGTATATAGTTGGTTACTATAGTTAAAAGCTAATTATTGAATGCAGTTCACACAAGATTCATAGACAAACGTAATGTACCGTTCCCCTGAGAGAAGCAGGTCTGTTTAGAAATcttttcaatattttttttataaacaccATTATGTTTGAGGCAGAAGAATAAGTTATTGTTATACAAAGCCATGTTATAATGGATTGAATTAACTTAAAGGTTGTTTTTAACATGTTCAgttaatatttatttgtgttactgtaaatgtgtgaagGTTGTTCCTCACTCCATGCATTAGAGAACTTAATAACATTCATGATAATAGGAATGTTGGGACACAAGTTTTGTTTAATacaaaattgtaaaaaaaaaaaagtaaattgtTGTTGAAGATCATCCAAAATTGTTTTGGAATCTGTGTTTGATTAAAAATAGTACAATACAAGCTTGTAGTATTAAATGTGATAAAGGTACTCTTAAACATCCCTGCTGTGTAAATCCTACCTGTTGGATCTTAGGAAGTATCTTAGTATTCTGAAATACTGCAGTTTTGTTCCCATAAGATTTAAGATCAAATCACCAAAGtgcaaatattttttaaatatataacaaAAATAGGTTGTTGACATCTTCACATGCAGCATGGGGTCTATTTTACACAATGTCATCAGTAGACTCAAAGAATCCAGAGAAATCATACAGAAAAAGACCAAAGAGTCCAAGAGAGAAACCCTCCAGAATTGGAACGCAAGGGAGTAGTGGATTATTTAGTCCCATAAAAtaccacattttattttaaggtAAACAGTGATTTCACAAAACTTTTAATGTGACTTAAGTGTTCACAGGACTCACCTATATAACAGTTGTACGTCCATATCCGATGTCCGTCGTACCTGCAGCGGCACTTCATGATGTTGTTGGTGTAATCTGACTCTGCCACCTCATAGTTGGGGTTTATCACAACCTGGCAGAGAAAAAGGTATTAAAGGTGAAACATGCGTAAAGTTAATTATTTCTCTCTTAAGTTCTCAAAGTCTTGGAATCGCAGAAAAGGACGCTCGAACAGTTTTCCGTAGGAAAAGTTTAATCGTTTTTCAGTTTCTACAGACAATGTAGGAACCAACCTGTAGGATGTAGTCGCCAGGCTTCACGTCTGTGATGTCGATCCACTGGCAGTCGATGTCATGCCTGTAGGTGTCCCAGCAGCCAACTGTGATGCCTTGGGCACCAAAGTTGGCACATTCGTATCTCTTCTGGATCCCTGTCCACAATTAGAGCACTTTAATTTAGTTTCTCTCAATTATTTTCCACAAACATAAGCTAAACACTAACTCATACACAAAAGGTGTTTACCCTCATCACAGTGTGTGTCCTCCAGACAGAAGCTGGCTTTGTGTCCCTCTGCCACTTTGGAGCCATTGAGACTCAGCAAGTCGTAGTGGGTGAAGACCTCCATGCTGTGGTAGTGTCTGAGGGATAAACCTTCATTAGCACTGACGTAGGTCCCGTTTGACACAGTCACTGGTCTAGTCCTCACCTGTGGCATTCGTGCCAGACCCAGGAGTGGTGCGCGGCGCGTGGCCTGAAGTCCGACTGGCCGTTGTTGTGGATCTGCGAGGAGAAGCGCAGCAGGCGGCGGTAGGACGTGGGCTCGGCCTTGTCGGCGCTGCTGGCCAGACAGCGCTCCTCGTGGGCACACTGCAGCGCGTACATGGGCCTGTCCTCCAGGTAGGTGGTCTGCTCCACTACCTGGGAGCTGAGGACCAGGTCTGGGGCGGCTGGAGGGGGGAGATCAGCGCTTAGTGCGGCTCATGAAGGCCTTTTGATTATATTGATGGGGTTCAATTGTTCGGCCCATGAGCTGCTTTTTGCCTGGATTCGTACTGCGATGCGTTTCTTACTCTGAGTACAGGAGACCCCAGCAGCAAAGCGACCTCCTCCCCTGGGACAGTCGATGAACTTCCCGTGATGTAGACACTGATCCAGGGTCAGCTCGGTTCCTGAACACCTCACCCCACTCATCACCACTGCATCAGATGAGGAATCTCCCTGCCAGTACCATGTTTCCTGAGGGAGAGAAGAGGTAAAATGTCACTCAACCAAAGCTCATGGgttaaaattatatttattgtCTTTCCTGCTGAAGTTTAGATAAAAAGTATTACTTCTGGTAGTATTCTGTTCACAACTGCAAGATTTTGGATTTAGATTTTAACTGAAACAAGGAGATAAGACGTTTCTGCCTTTTTGgcaaaaataattaattgtCTCTAacagaaaacattgttttaatttaatttctatGTTTAATTTGCCAAACTTCCCAGCGGCAAATCAGAAGGGTCTCATGCACAGCGAGGGGTTCATCGTCCTCATCGCGCTGCCCTGAAATCTCCCTTAATACAAAACCTCCTA contains:
- the rplp0 gene encoding 60S acidic ribosomal protein P0, which produces MPREDRATWKSNYFMKIIQLLDDYPKCFIVGADNVGSKQMQTIRLSLRGKAVVLMGKNTMMRKAIRGHLENNPALEKLLPHIKGNVGFVFTKEDLAEVRDLLLANKVPAAARAGAIAPCDVSVPAQNTGLGPEKTSFFQALGITTKISRGTIEILSDVSLIKTGDKVGASEATLLNMLNISPFSFGLIIQQVYDNGSVYSPEVLDITEASLHTKFLEGVRNIASVCLEIGYPTLASIPHSIINGYKRVLAVAVETDYSFPLADKVKAFLADPSAFAAVAAPAAAAAEAAAAPAAKEEVKEESEESDDDMGFGLFD
- the golga7 gene encoding golgin subfamily A member 7 isoform X2, yielding MAETHSLQDLQQPTVSSKVFVQRDYSSGTICKFQTKFPSELESRIDKQQFEETVQTLNNLYAEAEKLGGKSYLEGCLACLTAYTIFLCMETHYEKVLKKIGRFIKDQNEKIYAPRGLLLTDPIERGLRVVEITIFEDRSIGSGR
- the golga7 gene encoding golgin subfamily A member 7 isoform X3, whose translation is MTHSLQDLQQPTVSSKVFVQRDYSSGTICKFQTKFPSELESRIDKQQFEETVQTLNNLYAEAEKLGGKSYLEGCLACLTAYTIFLCMETHYEKVLKKIGRFIKDQNEKIYAPRGLLLTDPIERGLRVVEITIFEDRSIGSGR
- the golga7 gene encoding golgin subfamily A member 7 isoform X1 → MLAYTHSLQDLQQPTVSSKVFVQRDYSSGTICKFQTKFPSELESRIDKQQFEETVQTLNNLYAEAEKLGGKSYLEGCLACLTAYTIFLCMETHYEKVLKKIGRFIKDQNEKIYAPRGLLLTDPIERGLRVVEITIFEDRSIGSGR
- the r3hcc1 gene encoding R3H and coiled-coil domain-containing protein 1 yields the protein MASVLVGWTLNWSPLSLAALAFTCYDGTYLPKQENKFVHLVTDELETYQEKGERNSVLLFPPLPNRLRYLTHKAVEDWPEFTTFSVGEDWHRRVAVCHSELRVEVEEDRELDSNISACEDALRHKEEMENGYKPKHSVPSRNRGSKRPDKPLYMPRAARERLSLQNAQESTAESCPSCSSCVNSLSDSHNDTADATNSSSTSSQGSQPSVEASIISLTAEMSLHCPREEDQDRDQSGSCQSDMTRKNPDTDKKYDPTVPCDAQTEDTALDATDLTEEIKAHLKEAVVFSIDHVHHDYSSYENVCVDHEGFGHVIEIYNFPPLFKTEDLLDAFTEYSEGGMKIKWVDNTHALGVFSSESAALHALSICHPLLKTRALSEGSKKAKGKAIRRAEFIQPVKERPRTDSAVARRMVTRALGLRGRGRAQRY